The following proteins are encoded in a genomic region of Ostrea edulis chromosome 7, xbOstEdul1.1, whole genome shotgun sequence:
- the LOC130047663 gene encoding uncharacterized protein LOC130047663, which yields MWKKILVRELRKHTETCDQAPSVSTDVDTTSIVPVTQIVQTDVPVDVNGMSFFQSLFESNDITLTVAPTVDIESVATPSIEFENVTTPSIEDESVATPVHVETVTGVTNRIVNFCKTQNILDPVEILRKVQNEMVTGRPLEVVDVTNSSEGDTNFILVDRTHLLETSFDEIKGIEDLRKTLEVQFYDETAVDYGGPRKEFFRLVLQAIKEKYFDSGLRELLHEDYEVVGKTFALSILQNGKIPTFLDPDVIQKIFSDSTDNPCITSLRGGLETLGLYTICMQLPSFLYLFQKHSLPLTFRMLTFLLKPQFSQEGSNNMEVEKKVYAAFVRYLREVASGRREHLSLANVLQFVTGTDEEPLLGFKIPPTIQFPEVMNSFIPTANTCINSLQLPRPKPDLNVNFPLDEKLFELYDYAFLNLFYGLH from the exons ATGTGGAAGAAAATTTTAGTAAGGGAACTACGAAAACACACAGAAACGTGTGACCAAGCACCCTCAGTTTCTACAGATGTTGATACTACCAGTATAGTGCCAGTAACACAAATCGTGCAAACTGATGTACCAGTTGATGTTAATGGAATGAGTTTTTTTCAGAGCCTATTCGAAAGTAATGACATTACCCTTACAGTGGCCCCAACAGTTGATATCGAAAGTGTTGCAACCCCATCGATAGAGTTTGAAAATGTTACAACCCCATCCATCGAGGATGAAAGTGTTGCAACCCCTGTGCATGTTGAAACTGTAACAGGTGTGACAAATAGAATAGTTAATTTTTgcaaaacacaaaatatattgGACCCTGTTGAAATTTTGCGTAAAGTTCAAAATGAAATGGTGACTGGTAGACCTTTGGAAGTCGTTGACGTTACAAATAGTTCTGAAGGCGACACAAACTTCATTTTGGTAGACAGAACTCATCTTTTGGAGACATCGTTTGATGAAATCAAAGGAATTGAGGATCTTAGAAAGACTTTAGAAGTACAGTTTTATGATGAG ACGGCTGTAGATTATGGAGGCCCCAGGAAGGAGTTTTTCAGATTAGTTTTGCAGGCCATCAAGGAGAAATATTTTGACAGTGGACTGAGAGAATTACTTCATGAAGATTATGAAGTTGTTGGAAAGACTTTTG CTTTAAGTATTCTACAAAATGGCAAAATCCCAACTTTTTTGGACCCAGATGTAATCCAGAAGATATTTTCTGATTCCACAGACAATCCATGCATAACAAGCTTGAGAGGAGGGCTTGAGACATTGGGACTGTATACA ATTTGTATGCAGCTTCCAAGTTTTCTGTACCTTTTCCAAAAACATTCATTACCCTTGACATTTAGGATGCTCACATTCCTTTTAAAGCCTCAATTTTCTCAAGAGGGCAGCAACAACATGGAAGTTGAAAAGAAGGTCTACGCTGCATTTGTTCGATATCTAAGAGAAGTCGCAA GTGGTCGGAGAGAACACTTGTCCTTAGCAAACGTACTACAGTTTGTGACAGGAACTGATGAGGAGCCACTACTGGGGTTCAAAATCCCACCCACTATCCAGTTTCCAGAAGTCATGAACTCATTCATTCCAACTGCCAACACATGCATCAACTCTCTCCAGCTTCCAAGACCAAAACCAGACTTAAATGTGAACTTTCCTTTAGATGAAAAGCTATTTGAATTATATGATTATGCTTTCTTAAACCTCTTTTATGGACTGCATTaa
- the LOC130047578 gene encoding uncharacterized protein LOC130047578, whose amino-acid sequence MIEPIEWDQPLSDDLLVKFDSWRDSLISLENVNISRAYIHQVSGRKNPKDLLVFSDASEKAIATVAYLRTFDKNSTQHLTFVTGKAKVAPKHGHTIPRLELCAAVMGVEIYETIQDELDLDLNQVTFFSDSKVVLGYINNETKRFHVYVRNRIDKIRRISKPAQWRYVPTGLNPADEATRSIPARNLQESLWLNGPPRKLLSQVDSDTSFPLVSPEEDKEVRALKTSTKVTLGCHYFEKFSNWRDLKKAIRILKNSARLNGVVHNDNPVSEEESQIFIIRTLQNEMFQKEIEALHSGLPLPRQSTILSLSPYLDDLGVLRVGGRLRNAKMNLMQTNPIIIPKHHVSGLIVRYYHEKVHHQGRQMTEGAIRNAGFWLIGSKRFVTSHIHHCVKRRKLRGRQEEQRMADLPAERFDIAPPFTNIGVDVFGPWTISTRKTRGGQANSKRWALMITCLVVRAVHIEILEEMTSSCFINALRRFCAIRGEVKMIRSDCGTNFIGSVKDLNANVISIEARPVREYLIENRINWVFNPPHSSHMGGVWERMIGVARRILNPLLLDVKHLTHEVLTTLMAEVSSIMNARPLVPVSSDPGNPLPLTPNTLLTMKTDQTVR is encoded by the coding sequence ATGATAGAACCAATAGAGTGGGATCAACCACTGTCTGATGACTTGCTAGTCAAATTTGATTCTTGGAGAGACAGTCTTATCTCTCTAGAAAACGTCAACATCTCAAGGGCTTATATTCATCAAGTTTCAGGAAGGAAGAATCCCAAGGATCTTCTCGTATTTTCGGATGCTTCCGAAAAAGCTATCGCCACAGTAGCATACCTGAgaacttttgataaaaacagTACGCAACATTTGACATTTGTGACCGGGAAGGCTAAAGTGGCACCAAAACATGGCCATACCATTCCGAGATTGGAATTGTGCGCAGCTGTGATGGGAGTTGAAATTTATGAAACTATTCAAGATGAACTTGACTTGGATCTGAATCAAGTGACATTTTTCTCAGACAGTAAAGTCGTACTTGGATACATAAACAATGAAACCAAGAGATTTCATGTATATGTCAGAAATCGCATCGACAAGATCAGAAGAATTAGCAAACCTGCACAATGGAGATATGTTCCTACGGGTCTAAACCCAGCAGATGAAGCCACACGCTCTATACCTGCTAGAAACCTTCAAGAAAGTTTGTGGCTTAATGGACCGCCTAGAAAACTCCTAAGTCAAGTAGATTCAGATACTTCTTTCCCACTAGTTTCACCAGAAGAGGATAAAGAAGTCCGAGCCTTGAAAACGAGCACGAAGGTAACATTAGGTTGTCATTATTTCGAGAAATTCTCAAATTGGAGAGATCTGAAGAAAGCGATTCGCATTCTTAAAAATTCAGCCAGATTGAACGGTGTAGTGCACAATGACAACCCTGTATCAGAAGAAGAGTCGCAGATCTTCATCATcagaacccttcaaaatgagaTGTTTCAAAAGGAAATAGAAGCATTACATTCAGGACTACCTTTGCCGAGACAGAGCACTATACTTTCTCTCTCCCCATATCTAGATGATCTTGGAGTACTGCGTGTAGGTGGTAGACTTCGAAATGCTAAGATGAACCTCATGCAAACGAATCCCATCATCATTCCCAAGCATCATGTATCTGGTTTGATAGTACGTTACTATCATGAAAAGGTTCACCACCAAGGTCGTCAAATGACAGAGGGCGCTATTCGAAATGCTGGCTTTTGGCTGATAGGCAGCAAAAGGTTTGTTACCTCTCATATACACCACTGTGTCAAGCGTCGTAAATTACGAGGCCGTCAAGAAGAACAAAGAATGGCGGACTTACCTGCTGAGAGATTTGACATTGCACCGCCATTTACCAACATCGGTGTGGATGTTTTTGGGCCCTGGACAATTTCCACGAGAAAGACGCGTGGTGGCCAAGCAAATTCCAAACGATGGGCATTGATGATCACCTGCCTAGTTGTACGTGCGGTCCACATAGAGATTCTGGAGGAGATGACATCCTCGTGTTTCATTAACGCATTAAGACGCTTTTGTGCCATCAGAGGCGAAGTCAAGATGATAAGGTCAGATTGTGGAACGAACTTTATTGGGTCTGTAAAGGACTTGAACGCGAACGTCATTAGCATAGAGGCACGACCTGTCAGAGAATATCTTATTGAGAACAGAATCAACTGGGTGTTCAATCCTCCCCACTCCTCACACATGGGTGGAGTGTGGGAGAGGATGATTGGTGTAGCACGTCGGATTCTCAACCCTCTTCTTCTTGATGTCAAGCATTTAACACATGAAGTACTAACCACACTGATGGCAGAGGTTTCATCTATCATGAATGCGAGACCTTTAGTACCAGTGTCGTCTGATCCAGGAAATCCACTTCCTCTGACGCCCAACACTCTTCTAACCATGAAAACGGATCAAACTGTGCGGTGA
- the LOC130047577 gene encoding uncharacterized protein LOC130047577, giving the protein MVESALKQKLANIPKLTDKDNKRLYELCDVLSEVEALKEDKKYALLLAYFDSSAGILPVLNKLPHSIQEKWTNHAVNYIKRNDVSFPPFSVFVEFMRDISRVKNDPSFQYGGIQSSTEKPFVSKTKNFHVTAKKTISQQEVHEEPDKECPLHRTKQPLNDCRVFRNKSLEERRKFVKENGICFKCCESTKHAKRNCRKDIKCTECNSDTHPSALHGTLQQVRSLGVPRADGGEGEKRGDIVDTKCTQICKNVSSVSRSCSKTVLVNVYCEGFPNNAVKLYAIIDDQSNRSLAKSKLFDDLQVKSRLVDYILTSCAGSVPTKGRRATGLVVQSLDGSTNLKLPTLIECNNIPNVRSEIPTPDVARSYPHLQDIAKYIPNLDDGSDTLLLIGRDLMEAHHVLDQRLGPRTTPYAQRLRLGWVIVGESCLSGTHRPEVVNVNKVHILGNGRPSLFEPCVNVLDLKESGLDTCAHSASFNTTKYSNCNNSDIFVKTATDEKIAFSIEDSEFLELMDSEFRKDCDGSWTAPLPFRKNRPKLPNNRSQAMKRARILTDSLRKNTQKRQHFTEFMEKIFMEGHAEPLPLINSDKECWYLPLFGVYHPQKPDQIRGVFDSSAKFNNISLNDVLMSGPDLTNRLIGILLGFRQEPIALMADIQRMFYCFKVEGEHRNYLRFLWHKDNNIDNEIVEFRMCVHVFGNSPSPAVATYGLRRTAMLAEKQYGADMREFVNKKFMLMMP; this is encoded by the coding sequence ATGGTGGAATCTGCCTTAAAGCAGAAACTCGCGAACATACCCAAGTTGACGGATAAAGACAATAAAAGACTTTACGAACTCTGTGATGTTTTGAGTGAGGTAGAAGCACTTAAAgaagataaaaaatatgcttTGCTTCTAGCATATTTTGACTCCTCTGCAGGCATCTTACCCGTATTAAACAAACTGCCACATTCGATCCAGGAGAAGTGGACAAACCATGCCGTGAACTATATAAAGAGAAACGATGTGTCTTTCCCACCCTTTTCAGTGTTTGTAGAATTTATGAGAGACATAAGCAGGGTGAAGAACGATCCAAGCTTTCAGTATGGTGGAATTCAGTCGTCGACAGAAAAACCATTTGTCTCCAAGACAAAGAACTTTCACGTGACAGCGAAGAAAACAATTTCTCAACAGGAAGTTCACGAGGAACCAGACAAGGAGTGTCCTCTACATCGCACAAAGCAACCATTAAATGACTGCAGAGTCTTTAGAAACAAGTCAttagaagaaagaagaaaatttgTGAAAGAAAATGGCATCTGCTTCAAATGTTGTGAATCAACTAAACACGCTAAAAGGAACTGTCGGAAGGATATCAAGTGTACCGAGTGCAACAGTGACACACATCCCTCTGCTTTACATGGCACACTTCAGCAAGTAAGATCCCTCGGAGTGCCCAGAGCTGACGGCGGGGAGGGAGAGAAAAGGGGTGACATTGTAGACACCAAATGCACACAGATTTGTAAAAATGTCAGTAGCGTCAGCAGATCATGTTCCAAAACTGTTCTCGTTAATGTCTACTGTGAAGGATTTCCCAACAATGCAGTGAAACTTTATGCGATAATAGATGACCAGAGCAATCGATCActtgcaaaatcaaaattatttgatgaTCTGCAGGTCAAGAGCAGATTAGTGGATTATATCCTCACATCATGTGCGGGGTCTGTACCTACTAAAGGAAGACGTGCCACAGGTCTTGTTGTGCAGTCTTTAGATGGCAGCACCAACCTTAAACTTCCTACTCTCATAGAGTGTAACAACATTCCGAATGTTCGTTCCGAGATTCCAACACCAGACGTCGCCAGATCTTATCCTCATCTTCAGGACATTGCTAAATACATTCCTAATTTGGATGACGGTAGTGATACTCTGCTTCTTATTGGTAGAGATCTCATGGAGGCACATCATGTTTTAGACCAACGCCTTGGTCCCAGGACCACACCTTACGCCCAACGCCTTCGTCTCGGTTGGGTTATTGTTGGTGAGAGTTGTCTCAGCGGAACACACAGACCAGAAGTTGTGAATGTGAACAAAGTACACATTTTGGGAAATGGACGACCATCTTTGTTTGAACCGTGTGTTAATGTACTGGATCTCAAAGAAAGCGGATTAGACACTTGTGCGCATTCTGCGTCGTTTAATACCACAAAGTATTCAAACTGCAATAACTCCGATATTTTTGTGAAAACAGCTACAGACGAAAAAATTGCGTTTTCTATCGAAGACTCCGAATTCTTAGAGCTTATGGATAGTGAATTCCGAAAGGACTGCGACGGAAGCTGGACAGCTCCTCTTCCTTTCCGGAAAAATAGACCCAAATTACCAAATAACAGATCTCAGGCGATGAAACGAGCAAGGATACTGACAGACAGCCTCCGTAAAAACACTCAGAAAAGGCAGCATTTCACCGAGTTTATGGAGAAGATATTCATGGAAGGGCATGCTGAGCCACTCCCCTTGATTAACAGTGACAAAGAATGCTGGTATCTTCCCTTGTTCGGGGTATATCACCCACAAAAGCCAGATCAGATCCGAGGCGTTTTTGACTCATCTGCCAAATTCAATAATATTTCCCTCAATGACGTTCTGATGTCAGGACCCGACCTCACCAACCGTTTGATTGGAATACTTCTTGGCTTTCGTCAAGAACCCATTGCATTGATGGCAGATATCCAGAGAATGTTCTACTGCTTCAAAGTTGAAGGAGAACATAGGAACTACCTTCGCTTCCTATGGCACAAAGACAATAACATTGACAATGAGATTGTAGAATTCAGGATGTGCGTGCATGTGTTTGGAAACAGCCCGAGTCCAGCAGTGGCAACTTATGGTCTAAGGAGGACGGCTATGCTTGCAGAGAAGCAGTACGGCGCTGACATGAGGGAGTTTGTCAATAAGAAATTTATGTTGATGATGCCTTAA